Proteins encoded together in one Synechococcus sp. A15-62 window:
- a CDS encoding DUF2499 domain-containing protein — protein MHALSLGTWWIHVTSVVEWCVAIVLMHRRGLPGMALAMLPALVSAMAACTWHLFDNSEALRGLVTLQALFTVIGNCTLAWAAWQLQRRRVVDGASAP, from the coding sequence ATGCATGCGTTGTCGCTGGGAACCTGGTGGATCCACGTCACCTCCGTGGTGGAGTGGTGCGTGGCGATCGTGTTGATGCATCGACGTGGGCTGCCGGGCATGGCCTTGGCGATGCTTCCGGCCCTCGTCAGTGCCATGGCTGCCTGCACCTGGCATCTGTTTGACAACAGCGAAGCGCTGCGGGGGCTGGTCACCCTTCAAGCCCTGTTCACCGTGATCGGCAACTGCACCCTGGCCTGGGCGGCCTGGCAGCTCCAACGACGCCGGGTGGTGGACGGAGCCAGTGCTCCATGA
- a CDS encoding DUF3593 domain-containing protein: protein MSFDPAPLFAASLIPYLLFLYWLRKSEALPLMAERGFQLTLLFVAVTIVAAIAALRCCSAELVEIDWLHGGAEAFLTLSNTVLVIGLLLPTPKKG, encoded by the coding sequence ATGAGCTTTGATCCCGCACCGCTGTTCGCGGCCTCGCTGATCCCCTATCTGCTGTTTCTCTACTGGCTCCGCAAAAGTGAGGCGCTGCCGCTGATGGCGGAACGGGGCTTTCAGCTCACCCTTCTGTTTGTGGCCGTCACGATTGTTGCCGCCATTGCCGCCCTGCGCTGCTGCTCAGCGGAACTGGTGGAGATTGACTGGTTGCACGGTGGGGCAGAAGCCTTTCTCACCCTCAGCAACACGGTTTTGGTGATCGGACTGTTGTTACCAACCCCCAAAAAAGGGTGA
- the psaK gene encoding photosystem I reaction center subunit PsaK has product MLTHLFAIAPASVSWSPKVALVMILCNVVAIMVGKATIKHPNVGAALPNASFFGGMGHAALLGTTSLGHIIGIGAIQGLAARGVL; this is encoded by the coding sequence ATGCTGACCCACCTCTTCGCGATTGCTCCCGCCTCCGTGTCCTGGTCTCCCAAGGTCGCCTTGGTGATGATCCTCTGCAATGTGGTTGCCATCATGGTCGGCAAGGCCACGATCAAGCACCCCAACGTTGGCGCTGCACTCCCCAACGCTTCCTTCTTCGGAGGCATGGGTCATGCAGCCCTGCTCGGCACCACCAGCCTCGGCCACATCATTGGCATCGGCGCCATCCAGGGTCTGGCCGCCCGCGGCGTGCTCTGA